DNA from Geobacter sulfurreducens PCA:
CGAGCTCACGCGCCTTCTCACGCGCCCAACGATCGGTGATGAGCGCCTCCTCGATGGTGGAAAGGGTGTGTGCCTCATGGGCGTCCATGATTCGTGCGATAGTGGCGGCAATGTCGATGAATCCGATCACCCCGGACAGAAAAGCCTCTACCGCCACCTCATTGGCAGCGTTCATGACCGCGGGCATGCTTTCCCCTGCCGCCAAAGCGTCGTAGGCAAGCTTCAGGGCGGGAAAGCGGCGATAGTCCGGCTTGAAAAAGGTGAGCCCGGACAGAGCGGTGAGGTCAAGGGGATTCACCCCGGTGGGGACCCGCTCGGGATAGGTCAGCGCATAGGCGATGGGAGCCTTCATGTCGGGAACACCCAACTGAGCCATGACACTGCCGTCCACATACTCGACCATGGAATGGATGATGCTCTGGGGATGAATGTTCACGTCGATCCGCTCCGCCGGCGTATCGAAAAGCCAGCGAGCCTCGATCACCTCCAGCCCCTTGTTCATCATGGTGGCCGAATCGATGGTTATCTTGCGCCCCATGGACCAGTTGGGGTGGTTCAGGGCGTCGTCGATCGAAACCCGGGACAGCTGATCAAGCGGCAGATTCAGGAAGGGCCCGCCCGAAGCGGTCAGGATGATCCGCAATACATCCTTGCGGCTCTGTCCTTCCATGGACTGGAACACGGCGCTGTGTTCACTGTCAACGGGATAGAGTCTGACATTCTTGTCCCGCACAAGATCCATGATGAGCCTGCCGGCAGTGACCAGGGTTTCCTTGTTGGCAAGAGCCACATCTTTGCCAGCCCGTATAGCCGCAGCGGTCGGAACCAGCCCGGCGGCACCGACTATTGCAGCAACAACCATATGGGCATCCCCCGCCGTGGCTGCGGCGATAAGCCCTTCAACGCCATAATGGATCTCCGGCTTGTACCCCGGCAGACTCCGGTCCAGTTCAACGGCCAGTTTTTCGCTCAGAACGCTGACCATTTGCGGACGGAACGTCTCGATCTGCTGTCTCAGCATCTCAAGGTTGTTGCCGGCAGTGAGAGCAACGACACGGAAGCGGTCGGGGTGGGCGGAGACAACTTCCAGCGTGCTGACCCCAATGGAGCCTGTTGATCCGAGTATGGTGATGTTTTTCATGGATACCCTGTCAAACCTATCGGTTCATGAACACGAAAAGAGCGTAGTAGTAGGCAGCCGGCACAGCAAACAGAATACTGTCCAATCGGTCGAGAATGCCGCCGTGTCCGGGCACGATCGTTCCCGAATCCTTGACGCCGAAACTGCGCTTGAGCAACGACTCGAAGAGGTCGCCGACCTGACCGAGAACTCCCAACAGGAGCGCCGTGGCAATGCAGTCAAGGACGGTCAGTCCGGGGAAAAAGGTAAGACGCGCCACAAAGGTTCCGGCAAGGCTGCCGAGTAATCCGCCGATCGCCCCCTCAACGCTCTTGTTGGGACTAACTGACGGATAAAGCTTGCGGCGGCCCAGATTACTTCCCACATAGTACGCTGCCGTATCTCCGGACATGACGATAACGAGAACGAGGAAGATCCAGCCGACCCCGTCCGGAAGAGCGCGCAGCCATGCAAGGTGGGTCAGGAGCAGCGGCACGTAGAGAAACCCCGTCGCGAACAGAGCCGTTTCGACTGCGGCCGACCGGACATCGCGAAAGCTGAACAGAACCCTGAGAGCGAATGCGAGGAAGACAATCGTCAGGACAAAAGCGAACAGGGTTGCCGACGTGCGGAAAGGAACCATTTCGATGATACGATCCTGAGCAGCCAGGAACGCGGGTATAAGTGCCCCGGCCAGGGAAGCAGCTACTCCTTCCGCCCTGCGGTCCGGAAGCGCCATACGATAGTATTCGCTGAGCCCAAGAAACGTGAGAACAACGACGAACGATGCAAAAAGAACATAGCTCGCCTTGAGGACGAACAGAATCAGCAGAGGGAGGGCAATTGCTCCAGTAATGACGCGCTTAATGGCTAGCTCCTCGTGTTGATCTGGGCGCTTGTGCGACCGAAACGCCGCTCGCGGGCCTGGTAATCGCTCAATGCCCGGTACAGTTCCTCCGGCGTGAATTCTGGCCAGTTGACCGAGGAGAAGTAGAACTCCGTATAGGCCAGCTGCCAAAGAAGAAAATTGCTGATCCTCATCTCTCCGCTCGTGCGGATGAGAAAATCGGGATCAGGGAGCCCGCTGGTGAACAGATACGAGGCAAAGGCAGTCTCACTGAGATCATCGGCCTTGAGCACGCCGGAAGCAATATCGGAGGCTATCCGCGTAGCCGCCGTCATGATCTCCTGGCGCGCGCCGTAGGAAAGTGCCAGAGTAAGGATCATACCGGTATTGCCGCTGGTCCGGTCGATTGCTCCCTGAACGGCTTTATTCACATCCGGCGGCAGTTCATCACGGTTGCCGATGACATTAAACCGGATATTGTTCGCATCCATCCGCGCAGCCTCAGATGCAATGTACTTCTTCAGCAGGGCCATCAGCGCCTTGACCTCGGTTTTTGGCCGAAGCCAGTTCTCAGCTGAAAAAGCGAATAGCGTCAGATATCCGATACCGAGCCGGGAACACTCCTCGACGATGATCCTGACCGTTTCCACCCCTTTCTGGTGGCCGATGATCCGCGTGAGCATCCGTTCCTGAGCCCAGCGGCCGTTACCGTCCATGATAATGGCCAAGTGCCTGGGGAGTTTATCGGGTATGAGGCCGTGCATATGTCACCAGAAACAAAAAATCCCCTTTAAACGAGGGGTTAAAGGGGATTAAACCATAAAAGCAGTATGGGCGCAAGGAAAAAAACGAAATTAACAGGTTGCGCGGCCATTGGCCACGCCTCCTCACACCTCCATGACTTCCTTTTCCTTGTGTGCCAGGACCTCATCAACTTTGGCGACATAGACGTTCGTCACATCCTGGACTTCCTTCTCGGCGCGCTTGAGGTCGTCTTCGGATATCTTTTTGTCCTTCTCCAGCTTCTTGAGACCATCAATGGCGTCTCGACGGATGTTCCGAATGGCTATCTTGGCATCCTCAGCCGTCTTTTTAAGCGACTTCACGATTTCTTTACGACGTTCCTCGGTGAGGGGGGGAAGGCTGATCCGGATGAGCTTACCGTCATTGGACGGGGTGAAGCCGAGGTTGGCGTTCAGGATCGCCTTCTCGATGACCGGGATCATCTTTGTCTCCCACGGCTGAATGGTGATGGTCCGCGGCTCGGGTACGGCAAGAGTAGCTACCTGGTTGAGCGGAGACGGGTTACCGTAGAAATCCACCCTGATCTCGTCAAGAAGACCGGTGTTTGCCCGACCGGTGCGAACTTTTTGGTACTCGCGACGCAACGATTCGACCGATTTTTCCATGTGAGACTTCATATCGTTGATGACGTCTTTCGTCATGTCATTCTCCTTTCACAATGGTGCCGATCTCTTCGCCGCACACCACTTTCTTGATATTGCCGTAGGTGGTGATATCAAACACGATGATGGGAAGATTATTGTCCATGCAGAGCGATGTTGCCGTGGCGTCCATCACCTGAAGCCCCTTCTTGAGCACCTCGAGGTAGGTAAGCCGGGGGTACTTTATTGCAGTCGGATCTTTCTTGGGGTCGGCCGAATAGACGCCGTCGACCTTGGTCCCCTTGAGAATGACGTCTGCCCCGATTTCCATGGCCCTCAGACTTGCAGCCGTGTCGGTCGTAAAGTAGGGATTACCGGTCCCGGCGCCGAAAATAACGATTCGCCCCTTCTCCAGATGGCGGATGGCCCGCCTCCTGATGTAGGGCTCCGCCACTTCCTGCATGGCGATGGCCGACTGGACTCGCGTGTCGACACCGACCTTCTCTAGAGCATCCTGCATCGCCAGAGAGTTGATCATAGTCGCAAGCATGCCCATGTAGTCGGCGCTAGCGCGGTCCATTCCCTTGGAAGATGCGGCAAGACCGCGGAAGATGTTACCGCCGCCGATCACCAAGGCCAGTTGAGAGCCGGTGGCCACAACTTCCTTAATCTCGGCAGCAATGGCGGTAATGGTTCGGGGATCGATACCGTATCCCTGATCGCCGGCCAGGGCTTCACCGGAAAGCTTAAGCAGCACTCGTCCGTAGTAGGGTGTACCCATGATGTTCTGTCCTCGTACACGCTGTTAAAGCGCCGCTGTCGGCGCGAACGCAAAAAGAGCCGGCCATGTTCATGACCGGCCCGTGTGCCTTGCTACAGACCCGCTGCGGCGGCAACCTCCGCGGCAAAGTCCGATTCTTTCTTTTCAAGCCCTTCGCCCAGAACGAAGCGTGCGAAGCGTCTAACCGACATGTTTTCGCCGATGGACGAAATAGTCTCGTTCAGGAACTGCTGAACGGTCTTGTCCGGGTCCTTGACGAAATTCTGCTCCATGAGGCATATCTCAGCGTAGAACTTGTTGATCTGCCCCTCGATGATCTTCTCGATGATGTTTTCCGGCTTGCCCGTCTCACGGGCCTTGGCGCGGTAGATTTCCTTCTCGCGCTCAAGCAGCTCCGCGGGCACTTCCTCGCGACGCACATATTGAGGAGAAGCGGCGGCGATATGCATAGCGATATCCTTCACGAATGCTTGGAAATTATCGTTGCGCGCCACGAAATCGGTCTCGCAGTTCACTTCGACAAGAACACCGATCTTGCCGCCGGCGTGAATATAAGAGCCAACAGCACCTTCGGTGGCTGCCCGGCCCGCCTTTTTGGAAGCGGCAGCAAGACCCTTTTTCCTGAGGTAATCGACCGCCTGCTCAAGATCGCCGTTGGTTTCGGTGAGGGCCTTCTTGCAGTCCATGAGGCCGGCACCGGTGATTTTACGCAGTTCGTTGACCTGTGCAGCTGTAATGCTCACTGTATCCTCCCTGGTGAAGGGACGGGCGCCGAGGCGCCATCCCGATCATTATGCGATGTGATTAATCAGACCGGATCAGGCCTCGGCGCCACTCTCTTCCGCAGCGGCTTCCATAGCCTCCTCGTCGCCGGTCTGAAGAACGGCGTCACGTGCCTGGGAGCCCTCGATGACCGCGTCAGCCATCTTGGAAGTGAGCAGGCGAATGGCGCGGATGGCGTCGTCATTGCCAGGAATTACATAGTCGATGGGATCGGGGTCACAGTTGGTGTCAACCACGGCCACAACGGGAATACCCAGCTTCTTGGCCTCGCTGATGGCGATAGTCTCATTCTTGGGGTCGATCACGAAGAGCGCGCCGGGAAGCTTGCCCATCCCTTTGATGCCGCCGAGAATCTTTTCCAGCTTCTCCCGCTCTTTTTCAAGCTGCAGAGCTTCCTTCTTGGTGTACGCTTCAATGGAGCCGTCGGCGAACATGGCATCCAGCCGCTTGAGGCGGTCGATGCTCTGCTTGACGGTGACGAAGTTGGTGAGCATGCCGCCAAGCCAGCGCTGGTTGACGAAATACATGCCACAACGGACTGCTTCTTCGCCGATGGCATCCTGGGCTTGCTTCTTGGTGCCCACGAAGAGCATCGTTTCGCCAGCCTGGGCGTTCTCACGAACGAAATTATACGCATTCTTGAAGAGGCGTACGGTCTTCTGGAGGTCGATAATGTAAATACCGTTACGCGCCCCGAAGATATATGGCTTCATCTTCGGGTTCCATCTCTTGGTCTGGTGGCCGAAATGAACACCGGCCTCCAGAAGCTCCTTCATGGTGATGTTCGACATGCTTTCTCTCCTTTTCGGTTGTGCCTCCGCCTTCCTGTTGATGGCCGGAATCCGCGAGGGACACCGCCGGCCCGATGGAAGGCGTGCGTGATTTGAACAGCAAATCCATATACCACAGAGCGCCCGGCTTTAGCAACACCAAAGATTGGCGAGGCTATGCTCTTATATTTACATGCCGCACCCCTTCGTGTATCATGACTGCCCAATGTCCCGACTCCTGTTTCGCTATATCTGCACTGAAACCGCGGTCCCCTTTGCACTCGGGCTAACGGTATTCACCTTTGTTCTGCTGATGGGACGCCTCCTGAAGCTCGCCGAGATGGTTTTCGCCCGCGGAGTCCCGTTCCTCGACGTTACCCGCCTTATCCTCTACATGCTTCCTTCATTTTTCCTGGTGGCGATTCCCATGGCATTTCTCCTTGCGGTGCTCCTGGCCATGGGCCGGCTCTCTGCCGACAGCGAGGTGACCGCCATGAAGGCCAGCGGCATGAGCATAGGAACCATCGCCGTGCCGGTGATCGCCTTCGGGGTCATCACATACGCCGCCACTACGTTTGTCTCGGTCTACGCGCTTCCCTGGGGCAACACCGCGTTCAAGAAGTTCCTCCACGGTGTCATAGAGACGCGCGCCGCCATGAGTATCACGGAAAAGGTCTTTAACGACGAATTTCCCGGCCTCGTGATCTACGTGGACGGCTTTGACCCCAAATCCGGACGGATCAGCGGCATCCTGATCCATGATGAGCGCAACCCCGACGAGCCGTCGACCATCTTCGCCGCTTCCGGCCAGCTGGCTACCAACCCCGAAGAACGTATCGTTCGCCTGCGGCTGAATAACGGCGGGATTCATCGGGGCATAGGAACCGGCGGCTACCGTCTCGTGGAATTCACCAGCTATGATCTGAGCATTGCCCTGCAGCGGGAGCAGCAAAAGGCTCGCCTCAACGAGGAAGATATGACCCTGGGCGAGCTCCTTGCCCGCATGAAATCCCCCGGCGAACAACCCAAGCTGGTCCGCGAGATGCACTTCGAGCTTCACAAACGTTTTGCCCTCCCTTTCGCCTGCGTAGTGTTTGCGGTCATTGCTGTTCCTCTGGGTATCCAAAACCAGAGATCGGGGCGGGCAGGAGGTTTTGCCGCCGGCATCATCCTGCTCATGCTCTACTACATTCTCATGTCCGCCGGCAAAACCGTCAACGAGAAGGGAATCGCTCCGGCATTCGTTGCCGTTTGGATCCCCAATGTACTGTTCCTCGGCCTCGGGATATTCCTCCTGAAACGAGCGGCACTCGACCGGGCGATCCCCCTGGCAGAGTATGTGACAACGGCCCTGGCATGGGTGCGGCACAGATTTGAGCGGAGGAAGACGTGACCATTCTGACCCGCTACATTGCCGGTGCCTACCTGAAAATTCTGGGACTCTGCCTGGCGTCCTTCGTCGCCATTTACCTAGTCATCGACTTTCTGGAAAAGATCGGCCGG
Protein-coding regions in this window:
- a CDS encoding 1-deoxy-D-xylulose-5-phosphate reductoisomerase, whose amino-acid sequence is MKNITILGSTGSIGVSTLEVVSAHPDRFRVVALTAGNNLEMLRQQIETFRPQMVSVLSEKLAVELDRSLPGYKPEIHYGVEGLIAAATAGDAHMVVAAIVGAAGLVPTAAAIRAGKDVALANKETLVTAGRLIMDLVRDKNVRLYPVDSEHSAVFQSMEGQSRKDVLRIILTASGGPFLNLPLDQLSRVSIDDALNHPNWSMGRKITIDSATMMNKGLEVIEARWLFDTPAERIDVNIHPQSIIHSMVEYVDGSVMAQLGVPDMKAPIAYALTYPERVPTGVNPLDLTALSGLTFFKPDYRRFPALKLAYDALAAGESMPAVMNAANEVAVEAFLSGVIGFIDIAATIARIMDAHEAHTLSTIEEALITDRWAREKARELVGLVRR
- a CDS encoding phosphatidate cytidylyltransferase; protein product: MKRVITGAIALPLLILFVLKASYVLFASFVVVLTFLGLSEYYRMALPDRRAEGVAASLAGALIPAFLAAQDRIIEMVPFRTSATLFAFVLTIVFLAFALRVLFSFRDVRSAAVETALFATGFLYVPLLLTHLAWLRALPDGVGWIFLVLVIVMSGDTAAYYVGSNLGRRKLYPSVSPNKSVEGAIGGLLGSLAGTFVARLTFFPGLTVLDCIATALLLGVLGQVGDLFESLLKRSFGVKDSGTIVPGHGGILDRLDSILFAVPAAYYYALFVFMNR
- a CDS encoding isoprenyl transferase, with the protein product MHGLIPDKLPRHLAIIMDGNGRWAQERMLTRIIGHQKGVETVRIIVEECSRLGIGYLTLFAFSAENWLRPKTEVKALMALLKKYIASEAARMDANNIRFNVIGNRDELPPDVNKAVQGAIDRTSGNTGMILTLALSYGARQEIMTAATRIASDIASGVLKADDLSETAFASYLFTSGLPDPDFLIRTSGEMRISNFLLWQLAYTEFYFSSVNWPEFTPEELYRALSDYQARERRFGRTSAQINTRS
- the frr gene encoding ribosome recycling factor, which translates into the protein MTKDVINDMKSHMEKSVESLRREYQKVRTGRANTGLLDEIRVDFYGNPSPLNQVATLAVPEPRTITIQPWETKMIPVIEKAILNANLGFTPSNDGKLIRISLPPLTEERRKEIVKSLKKTAEDAKIAIRNIRRDAIDGLKKLEKDKKISEDDLKRAEKEVQDVTNVYVAKVDEVLAHKEKEVMEV
- the pyrH gene encoding UMP kinase, coding for MGTPYYGRVLLKLSGEALAGDQGYGIDPRTITAIAAEIKEVVATGSQLALVIGGGNIFRGLAASSKGMDRASADYMGMLATMINSLAMQDALEKVGVDTRVQSAIAMQEVAEPYIRRRAIRHLEKGRIVIFGAGTGNPYFTTDTAASLRAMEIGADVILKGTKVDGVYSADPKKDPTAIKYPRLTYLEVLKKGLQVMDATATSLCMDNNLPIIVFDITTYGNIKKVVCGEEIGTIVKGE
- the tsf gene encoding translation elongation factor Ts, with product MSITAAQVNELRKITGAGLMDCKKALTETNGDLEQAVDYLRKKGLAAASKKAGRAATEGAVGSYIHAGGKIGVLVEVNCETDFVARNDNFQAFVKDIAMHIAAASPQYVRREEVPAELLEREKEIYRAKARETGKPENIIEKIIEGQINKFYAEICLMEQNFVKDPDKTVQQFLNETISSIGENMSVRRFARFVLGEGLEKKESDFAAEVAAAAGL
- the rpsB gene encoding 30S ribosomal protein S2 — its product is MSNITMKELLEAGVHFGHQTKRWNPKMKPYIFGARNGIYIIDLQKTVRLFKNAYNFVRENAQAGETMLFVGTKKQAQDAIGEEAVRCGMYFVNQRWLGGMLTNFVTVKQSIDRLKRLDAMFADGSIEAYTKKEALQLEKEREKLEKILGGIKGMGKLPGALFVIDPKNETIAISEAKKLGIPVVAVVDTNCDPDPIDYVIPGNDDAIRAIRLLTSKMADAVIEGSQARDAVLQTGDEEAMEAAAEESGAEA
- the lptF gene encoding LPS export ABC transporter permease LptF, whose translation is MSRLLFRYICTETAVPFALGLTVFTFVLLMGRLLKLAEMVFARGVPFLDVTRLILYMLPSFFLVAIPMAFLLAVLLAMGRLSADSEVTAMKASGMSIGTIAVPVIAFGVITYAATTFVSVYALPWGNTAFKKFLHGVIETRAAMSITEKVFNDEFPGLVIYVDGFDPKSGRISGILIHDERNPDEPSTIFAASGQLATNPEERIVRLRLNNGGIHRGIGTGGYRLVEFTSYDLSIALQREQQKARLNEEDMTLGELLARMKSPGEQPKLVREMHFELHKRFALPFACVVFAVIAVPLGIQNQRSGRAGGFAAGIILLMLYYILMSAGKTVNEKGIAPAFVAVWIPNVLFLGLGIFLLKRAALDRAIPLAEYVTTALAWVRHRFERRKT